From one Nitrosococcus halophilus Nc 4 genomic stretch:
- the argF gene encoding ornithine carbamoyltransferase: MAVQHFLTLLDLPADELRQLVLRAMDLKTLQRQGKIYEPLKNKVLGMLFEKSSTRTRVSFEAGMAQLGGSAIFLSPQDTQLGRGEPIEDTARVLSRMVDCLMVRTFSHSMLERFAAYSRVPVINALTDGYHPCQLLADIQTYLEHRGGIQGRTIAWIGDGNNMCQSYINAACQFDFQLRIATPVGYEPDPTILQTAGERAQIMIDPREAAKGADLVVTDVWTSMGQEKEKLRRLQDFADYQINSKLMALAQEDALFMHCLPAHRGEEVTAEVIDGPQSVVWDEAENRLHAQKALLEKLLVGGPQ, translated from the coding sequence ATGGCAGTACAACATTTTCTGACGTTACTCGACCTACCGGCTGACGAGCTCAGGCAGTTAGTACTGCGGGCCATGGATCTCAAAACCCTACAACGGCAGGGGAAAATCTACGAGCCCCTGAAAAACAAAGTACTTGGGATGCTGTTCGAGAAATCCTCCACCCGTACCCGCGTCTCCTTTGAGGCAGGCATGGCCCAATTGGGTGGCAGTGCCATCTTCCTCTCACCCCAGGATACCCAACTCGGACGGGGAGAACCCATAGAAGATACGGCCCGGGTCCTCTCCCGGATGGTGGATTGTTTGATGGTCCGCACCTTTTCCCACTCGATGTTGGAGCGCTTCGCGGCCTACTCCCGGGTACCCGTAATCAATGCCCTCACAGATGGCTATCATCCCTGCCAGTTACTGGCGGACATTCAAACCTACCTCGAGCACCGGGGAGGTATCCAGGGCCGAACCATCGCCTGGATAGGGGATGGTAACAACATGTGCCAATCCTACATTAATGCGGCCTGCCAATTCGATTTCCAGCTGCGGATCGCTACCCCGGTAGGCTATGAACCCGACCCCACTATTTTGCAAACGGCGGGGGAACGGGCGCAAATCATGATAGACCCACGGGAGGCGGCCAAAGGAGCTGACCTGGTGGTTACCGATGTTTGGACCAGTATGGGGCAAGAAAAAGAAAAGCTACGCCGGCTTCAGGACTTTGCAGACTACCAAATCAATAGCAAACTGATGGCCCTGGCTCAGGAGGATGCCCTTTTCATGCACTGTCTCCCTGCCCACCGGGGTGAGGAAGTCACCGCAGAGGTGATTGATGGCCCGCAAAGCGTGGTCTGGGACGAAGCGGAAAATCGCCTCCATGCCCAAAAGGCCTTGCTAGAAAAATTGCTAGTAGGTGGACCGCAATAA
- a CDS encoding metal ABC transporter solute-binding protein, Zn/Mn family — translation MKFGRRGVPAYLASLLAMMMGWWSSYAHAADPLSVFVSILPQKYFVERIGGNRVQVLVMVGPGQSPETYEPTPRQMVKLSQANLYFRIGVPFENIWLKRIIAANPNMEVVDCREGISLLSTGEAHGTGGEDEGHGATDPHLWTSPVLVKKMAVHIRNALAAVDPAYSHQFEANYQAFVQELEQLDRFIRQTLAEVTHHRFMVFHPAWRYFAHAYGLEEIAIEQAGKEPGAKSLAALIEWGRREGVRAIFVQKQSSRASAEVVARAIGAEIITLDPLAEDYVNNLRYVATVLARVLR, via the coding sequence ATGAAATTCGGTCGCCGGGGTGTTCCCGCTTATCTTGCCAGTCTTTTGGCCATGATGATGGGGTGGTGGAGCAGCTATGCTCATGCCGCAGATCCCCTTTCCGTATTCGTCAGCATCTTGCCCCAGAAATATTTTGTCGAGCGGATTGGCGGTAACCGAGTGCAGGTATTGGTAATGGTGGGACCGGGCCAGAGCCCGGAAACCTACGAGCCCACCCCCCGGCAAATGGTAAAGCTATCTCAGGCCAATCTTTATTTTCGTATCGGTGTCCCCTTTGAGAATATCTGGTTGAAGCGGATTATTGCCGCTAACCCAAATATGGAAGTGGTGGATTGCCGAGAGGGTATCTCTCTCCTGTCTACAGGGGAGGCTCATGGGACTGGTGGAGAAGATGAGGGGCACGGGGCGACAGATCCCCACCTTTGGACCAGTCCAGTTCTGGTGAAGAAGATGGCCGTCCATATTCGGAATGCCCTAGCCGCAGTAGATCCGGCCTATAGCCACCAATTCGAGGCAAATTACCAGGCATTTGTCCAAGAGCTGGAGCAACTCGACCGATTTATCCGCCAAACCTTGGCCGAAGTCACTCACCACCGTTTTATGGTCTTTCATCCCGCTTGGCGTTACTTTGCCCATGCTTATGGACTGGAAGAGATTGCCATTGAGCAAGCAGGCAAGGAACCTGGCGCCAAATCCCTTGCTGCGCTGATTGAATGGGGACGCAGGGAAGGGGTCCGGGCCATTTTTGTGCAGAAGCAGTCTAGTCGGGCGAGTGCGGAGGTGGTGGCTCGCGCCATTGGCGCCGAAATCATCACCCTTGATCCCCTTGCGGAAGACTATGTTAACAACCTGCGTTATGTGGCCACCGTGTTGGCGAGGGTGCTACGGTGA
- a CDS encoding metal ABC transporter ATP-binding protein, with protein sequence MKQELVISIKEVCFSYIGPMVLEHINLEVFRGEFLGLVGPNGGGKSTLLKIMLGLLKPLSGQVSVLGLPPERGRAGIGYVPQHTAFAEDFPISVEAAVLQGRLGKTRVIGSYTREDRILARRAMEQVEILELSTRPLAALSGGQRQRVLIARALAVEPEILILDEPTAHVDLRLEENFFHLLKQLNKQMTIIVVSHDIGFISHYVNRVACLNQTLICHETAAVSGEVIEQLYGASVRMIDHTHSH encoded by the coding sequence GTGAAGCAGGAGTTGGTTATCTCCATTAAAGAGGTTTGCTTTTCCTACATTGGCCCTATGGTGCTGGAGCATATTAACCTCGAGGTGTTCCGCGGAGAGTTTCTAGGCCTGGTGGGCCCCAATGGGGGAGGGAAGAGCACCTTGCTGAAGATTATGTTAGGGCTGTTGAAGCCCTTATCCGGTCAAGTCTCCGTGCTCGGTTTACCGCCAGAGCGAGGGCGGGCGGGGATTGGTTATGTGCCCCAGCATACGGCTTTTGCGGAAGATTTTCCCATCTCAGTAGAGGCTGCTGTCCTCCAAGGACGTTTAGGTAAAACCCGAGTGATTGGCAGCTACACTCGAGAGGATCGAATCCTAGCCCGGCGCGCCATGGAGCAAGTGGAAATTCTAGAACTCAGTACTCGCCCCCTAGCCGCCCTCTCGGGAGGGCAACGTCAACGGGTGTTGATTGCGCGGGCTTTAGCTGTGGAACCCGAAATTTTGATTCTGGACGAGCCTACCGCCCACGTGGATTTGCGTTTAGAAGAGAATTTTTTTCACTTGCTTAAGCAATTGAATAAGCAAATGACGATTATCGTGGTTTCCCATGATATAGGCTTTATTTCCCATTATGTCAATCGGGTTGCTTGTCTTAACCAGACTTTAATATGCCATGAGACGGCGGCTGTTAGTGGGGAAGTCATTGAGCAACTCTATGGCGCCAGCGTGCGTATGATTGACCATACCCACTCGCATTAA
- a CDS encoding DUF5681 domain-containing protein, producing MSFKPGQSGNPAGRPKGTKDKRTEFRELLRPHAPDLIKKAVEMALEGDATALKLCLDKLIPNLRPQAEPVSIQFNGESLLEKGQEILKAVSKGEITPEEGNHLLAALANYGGLVGKEQSLKRHRDYQSFDAIFKGGIL from the coding sequence ATGAGTTTTAAGCCTGGGCAAAGCGGCAACCCAGCAGGGAGGCCGAAAGGGACCAAAGACAAACGGACTGAGTTTAGGGAGCTGTTGCGCCCCCATGCGCCGGATTTAATTAAGAAGGCGGTAGAGATGGCTTTAGAGGGGGATGCCACCGCGCTAAAGTTGTGTCTAGATAAACTAATCCCCAACCTCAGACCCCAGGCAGAGCCGGTATCCATTCAGTTTAATGGCGAGTCATTACTTGAGAAAGGCCAAGAAATTTTAAAGGCAGTCAGTAAGGGGGAGATCACACCAGAGGAAGGGAATCACCTGTTAGCCGCGTTGGCGAACTATGGAGGGCTTGTTGGCAAGGAGCAGTCTTTGAAAAGGCATCGCGATTACCAGTCGTTTGATGCCATATTTAAAGGAGGCATATTATAA
- the clpA gene encoding ATP-dependent Clp protease ATP-binding subunit ClpA — MLSRDLETSLNQAFKDAREKMHEFLTVEHLLLAMLDNPAAATVLRACGANLEQLKEEITVFLNETTPLLSTKDGRDTQPTLGFQRVLQRAVLQVQSSGQKEVTGANVLVAIYGEQQSQAVYFLKRQHVTRLDVVNYISHGISKVDPQGSSGESAGASEEAEATGVETPGQSPLETYATNLNRLAAQGRIDPLIGRRIELERTIQILCRRRKNNPLFVGEAGVGKTALAEGLARKIVEGDIPDVLQDCTIYSLDMGALLAGTKYRGDFEKRLKGILAQLKKEKGAILFIDEIHTVIGAGSASGGVMDASNLIKPVLASGELKCIGSTTYQEYRGIFEKDRALARRFQKIDIPEPSVEETVQILRGLKSRLEEHHKVRFSQAALRTAAELSARYINDRHLPDKAIDVLDECGASQQLLAPSRRKKVIGVQDVQTVVAKMARIPPKHVSTSDKESLAKLEANLKQVIFGQDEAIEVLSSAIKMSRSGLGDTGRPVGSFLFAGPTGVGKTEVTRQLAYVLGIELIRFDMSEYMERHTVSRLIGAPPGYVGYDQGGLLTEAVCKTPHAVLLLDEIEKAHPDVFNLLLQVMDHGTLTDNNGRKADFRNVILVMTSNAGAQEISRTSIGFTPQDHSTDAMEVIRRTFSPEFRNRLDAVIQFSALDGPSIGRVVDKFVLELELLLQDKNVTLEVSEMARAWLAEHGYDEKMGARPMARLIQEKIKRPLADELLFGKLANGGHVVVDMAEGELQLTCQSSRD; from the coding sequence ATGTTGAGCAGGGACCTGGAAACAAGCCTAAACCAGGCCTTTAAAGATGCGCGGGAGAAAATGCATGAGTTTCTCACCGTGGAGCACCTCTTACTTGCCATGCTGGACAACCCGGCAGCGGCGACTGTGTTACGTGCCTGTGGCGCGAATCTGGAGCAATTGAAGGAAGAAATAACTGTTTTTCTCAATGAAACTACGCCGTTATTGTCGACCAAAGATGGTCGAGATACCCAGCCGACCCTCGGATTTCAGCGGGTATTGCAGCGGGCGGTGCTTCAGGTTCAGTCCTCGGGGCAGAAAGAGGTCACCGGCGCTAATGTTCTGGTTGCGATTTATGGCGAGCAGCAGTCTCAAGCGGTCTACTTCCTGAAACGCCAGCATGTGACTCGCCTGGATGTGGTCAATTACATCTCCCATGGGATTAGCAAGGTTGATCCCCAGGGCAGTAGCGGAGAATCGGCTGGGGCCTCGGAAGAAGCGGAGGCCACCGGTGTTGAAACCCCTGGGCAGAGCCCCCTGGAAACCTATGCCACCAATCTTAACCGGTTGGCGGCACAGGGAAGAATCGACCCCCTGATTGGTCGCCGTATTGAATTGGAGAGAACGATTCAGATTTTGTGCCGGCGGCGTAAGAACAACCCCTTGTTTGTCGGCGAGGCGGGGGTAGGTAAAACTGCCTTGGCCGAAGGGCTGGCGCGGAAAATTGTTGAAGGGGATATCCCCGATGTGTTGCAAGATTGCACCATTTACAGCTTGGATATGGGCGCCTTGCTGGCCGGCACCAAGTACCGGGGCGACTTTGAAAAGCGTTTAAAGGGCATCTTGGCCCAGCTTAAAAAGGAAAAAGGCGCTATCCTTTTTATCGACGAGATCCATACGGTGATTGGCGCGGGTTCGGCTTCTGGTGGAGTGATGGATGCTTCCAATCTCATCAAGCCCGTGCTGGCCTCCGGTGAGCTTAAGTGTATTGGTTCCACCACCTATCAGGAATACCGGGGTATTTTTGAGAAGGATCGGGCCTTGGCGCGCCGATTTCAGAAAATCGATATCCCTGAGCCCTCGGTAGAGGAAACAGTGCAGATCTTGCGGGGGTTGAAATCCCGCTTGGAAGAGCATCATAAGGTTCGATTCTCCCAGGCCGCGCTCCGGACGGCGGCTGAGCTTTCAGCCCGTTATATTAACGATCGCCATCTCCCGGATAAGGCCATTGATGTGCTTGATGAATGTGGCGCCAGCCAACAGCTGTTAGCGCCCTCCAGGCGCAAAAAGGTCATTGGGGTACAGGATGTGCAAACGGTGGTCGCTAAGATGGCCCGTATTCCACCTAAGCACGTCTCGACTTCCGATAAGGAAAGCCTGGCTAAGTTGGAAGCCAATCTTAAGCAGGTGATTTTTGGGCAGGATGAAGCCATTGAGGTGCTGAGTTCGGCCATCAAAATGTCTCGTTCCGGCTTAGGGGATACCGGCCGGCCGGTGGGCTCGTTCCTTTTCGCGGGTCCTACCGGTGTCGGCAAGACGGAAGTGACTCGTCAATTGGCGTATGTCCTGGGTATTGAACTCATCCGTTTTGATATGTCCGAGTACATGGAGCGCCACACGGTCTCTCGCCTAATTGGGGCTCCGCCGGGCTATGTGGGTTACGATCAAGGCGGCTTGCTTACCGAAGCTGTCTGCAAAACTCCCCATGCGGTTTTGTTACTGGACGAGATTGAAAAGGCTCACCCTGATGTGTTCAATTTGCTCTTGCAAGTGATGGACCATGGTACGCTGACGGATAATAACGGGCGCAAGGCGGATTTTCGCAATGTTATCCTGGTCATGACCTCCAATGCGGGGGCCCAAGAGATCAGTCGAACCTCTATAGGTTTTACCCCACAAGACCATTCTACTGATGCCATGGAAGTCATTCGGCGGACATTTAGTCCCGAGTTTCGCAACCGACTGGATGCGGTTATCCAATTCAGCGCCCTGGATGGACCTTCCATTGGTCGAGTCGTCGACAAGTTTGTGCTGGAGTTGGAGCTCCTCCTGCAGGATAAAAATGTAACTCTAGAGGTGAGCGAGATGGCTCGGGCTTGGTTGGCTGAGCATGGCTATGATGAAAAAATGGGTGCGCGACCCATGGCTCGCCTCATACAGGAGAAGATTAAAAGGCCTTTGGCGGATGAGCTGCTATTTGGCAAGCTGGCCAACGGGGGGCACGTGGTGGTCGATATGGCCGAAGGCGAACTTCAACTGACTTGTCAAAGTAGCCGCGATTGA
- the murU gene encoding N-acetylmuramate alpha-1-phosphate uridylyltransferase MurU: MKAMILAAGRGERMRPLTDNTPKPLLRAGSKRLIEYLIESLATAGFTELVINHAYLGEQVEQMLGDGEHYGIQIRYSPEGEEGLETGGGIFQALPLLGEEPFLVLNGDIWTDYPFARARRAPTGLAHLILVDNPPYYPQGDFALRGERVAAEGAPRLTFSGMGIYRPELFAHCHPGRFPLAPLLREAMGQGSVSGEYYRGQWWDVGTPARLQHLEQWLQASRRAPCPYRF, translated from the coding sequence GTGAAGGCCATGATACTCGCCGCTGGACGGGGAGAGCGGATGCGGCCGCTGACTGATAATACTCCTAAGCCCTTGCTTCGGGCCGGTTCCAAACGTTTGATTGAGTATCTTATTGAGTCCCTGGCGACGGCCGGGTTTACCGAGCTGGTGATTAATCATGCCTATTTGGGGGAACAGGTGGAGCAAATGCTGGGTGATGGCGAGCATTATGGCATTCAAATCCGCTATTCTCCCGAGGGCGAGGAGGGGTTGGAGACGGGGGGCGGTATTTTTCAGGCCCTTCCCCTGCTCGGGGAGGAGCCTTTTTTAGTGCTTAATGGGGATATTTGGACTGATTATCCCTTTGCTAGGGCGCGGCGGGCACCGACAGGGCTAGCCCACCTGATTTTGGTGGACAATCCCCCTTACTATCCCCAAGGAGACTTTGCTTTGCGAGGAGAGCGGGTGGCCGCGGAAGGAGCCCCCAGGCTGACTTTTAGTGGCATGGGGATTTACCGTCCGGAGCTGTTTGCCCATTGCCATCCTGGTCGATTTCCCCTGGCCCCCTTGCTGCGAGAGGCGATGGGTCAAGGTTCGGTGAGCGGGGAATATTACCGGGGGCAGTGGTGGGATGTTGGCACCCCAGCACGCTTGCAGCATTTAGAGCAGTGGTTGCAAGCTAGTAGGCGCGCGCCGTGCCCCTACCGTTTCTAG
- the clpS gene encoding ATP-dependent Clp protease adapter ClpS → MGKIDPDEENEGGFAVDTAKPKLKRPPMYKVVMLNDDYTPMEFVVEVLQTFFAMDREKATRIMWQVHTEGKGICGVFTYEIAETKVAQVNEYSLNHQHPLKCVLEKA, encoded by the coding sequence ATGGGTAAGATAGATCCAGATGAAGAGAATGAGGGTGGCTTTGCCGTTGATACGGCAAAGCCAAAGCTCAAGCGACCACCAATGTATAAAGTGGTGATGCTCAATGACGATTACACCCCTATGGAGTTCGTCGTGGAGGTGTTGCAGACTTTTTTCGCTATGGATAGGGAAAAGGCGACACGGATTATGTGGCAGGTCCATACCGAGGGGAAAGGCATTTGCGGTGTATTTACCTATGAGATCGCAGAAACAAAGGTGGCTCAGGTGAACGAGTATTCTCTGAACCACCAGCATCCGCTAAAGTGTGTTTTAGAAAAAGCGTAA
- the grxD gene encoding Grx4 family monothiol glutaredoxin, whose translation MDVMEQIKEAVESNRIILFMKGSPELPQCGFSSRVAQALQACGAEFAYVDVLANPEVRANLPRYANWPTFPQLYINGELVGGCDITLELFESGELQKMVQEAAPHPSEG comes from the coding sequence GTGGATGTAATGGAACAGATTAAAGAAGCCGTGGAATCTAATCGGATCATTTTGTTTATGAAGGGCTCGCCTGAATTACCCCAGTGCGGTTTTTCTAGCCGGGTAGCCCAAGCACTACAGGCTTGTGGCGCGGAATTTGCTTACGTGGATGTGCTTGCTAACCCAGAAGTCCGTGCCAATCTACCCCGGTACGCCAATTGGCCCACTTTCCCTCAACTGTATATTAATGGTGAATTGGTAGGGGGATGTGATATTACCTTAGAGCTGTTTGAAAGCGGGGAACTGCAAAAAATGGTGCAGGAAGCTGCTCCTCATCCCTCGGAAGGGTAG
- a CDS encoding Fur family transcriptional regulator — MSHTNILLPFRGASHNHWRCIRDALAVAEKNCANRGLRLTKLRRRVLELVWERHAPVKAYDILEQLRQEHRGAAPPTVYRALDFLLQAGLIHRLETLNAYVGCGDPDRPHIGQFLLCRQCGTVAELDAPEITGILSREARNLGFRVDRQTVEIRGLCPQCNGI; from the coding sequence GTGTCCCATACCAATATTCTTCTCCCCTTCAGGGGGGCCAGCCACAATCACTGGCGCTGTATCCGCGATGCTTTGGCAGTGGCGGAAAAAAACTGCGCTAACCGGGGCCTACGACTGACCAAGCTGCGGCGCCGGGTTTTAGAGTTAGTGTGGGAACGCCATGCGCCGGTGAAAGCCTACGATATTCTCGAGCAGTTGCGCCAAGAGCATCGAGGGGCTGCCCCTCCCACCGTTTATCGAGCCCTGGATTTTCTGCTTCAGGCGGGCCTGATCCATCGCTTAGAAACCCTCAATGCCTATGTCGGTTGCGGCGATCCCGATCGCCCCCATATCGGACAATTTTTATTATGCCGACAGTGCGGTACGGTCGCCGAATTGGATGCTCCTGAGATTACCGGGATTCTAAGCAGAGAAGCGAGAAATTTAGGCTTTCGGGTGGATCGCCAGACCGTAGAAATTAGAGGGTTGTGTCCTCAATGCAACGGTATTTAG
- a CDS encoding superoxide dismutase: MSHRLPELPYAMNALEPHISQETLEYHYGKHHQTYVDKLNGLVPGTEFENASLEEIITKASGAIFNNGAQIWNHTFYWNCLAPQGGEEPNGALMDAIRENFGSFADFKEKFSQSAITLFGSGWAWLVKNPDGSLDIVGTSNAGNPLTEGKTPLLTCDVWEHAYYIDYRNARPKYLEAFWNLANWDFVAKNLAS; the protein is encoded by the coding sequence ATGAGTCATCGCTTACCAGAACTCCCTTACGCTATGAACGCCCTGGAACCCCATATTTCCCAGGAAACCCTCGAATACCATTATGGCAAGCACCACCAAACCTACGTGGACAAACTCAATGGGCTTGTGCCTGGAACCGAGTTTGAAAATGCATCTTTAGAGGAAATTATTACCAAAGCCTCTGGTGCAATCTTCAATAATGGCGCTCAAATATGGAACCACACCTTTTATTGGAACTGCCTAGCGCCCCAGGGAGGGGAGGAACCTAATGGTGCCCTGATGGACGCTATCCGGGAAAATTTTGGCTCTTTCGCCGATTTTAAAGAGAAATTCAGTCAGTCAGCCATAACCCTATTTGGTTCCGGTTGGGCCTGGTTGGTCAAAAATCCCGATGGCTCCTTGGATATCGTCGGCACCAGTAACGCCGGTAACCCTCTGACAGAGGGCAAAACTCCCTTACTGACCTGCGATGTCTGGGAACATGCTTACTATATTGATTACCGTAATGCCCGGCCCAAATACCTGGAAGCCTTCTGGAATCTGGCAAACTGGGATTTTGTCGCCAAAAACTTGGCGAGCTAA
- a CDS encoding aminoglycoside phosphotransferase family protein, with protein MPDPRFEALQQWLSRDLGIMNYHLVPASGDASFRRYFRVHRNGESLIAMDAPPAREDCRPFIHIAQGFRSLGLNVPEVLEQNLEQGFLLLTDLGERQYLKILNSHNAPVLYGDALAALRLLQGGDAEVLGLPPYDQDLLMKEMELFREWYLGRYLGIDIGAALNKTFGLLVASALEQPQVPVHRDYHSRNLMMTEQANPGILDFQDAVKGPVTYDLVSLLRDCYRAWPRDRVLTWLYDYRRKAAQVEIPVGASEGEFLRWFDWMGVQRHLKASGIFARLNYRDGKPGYLKDIPRTLNYLRTVACQYGELAELAQVLRDLPEPVNSP; from the coding sequence ATGCCCGATCCGCGTTTTGAAGCCTTGCAACAATGGTTGAGCCGGGATCTTGGCATAATGAATTACCACCTGGTGCCGGCCTCGGGGGATGCCAGTTTCCGGCGCTATTTCCGGGTGCACCGGAATGGGGAGAGTCTAATTGCGATGGATGCTCCGCCGGCGCGGGAGGATTGCCGACCTTTTATCCATATTGCCCAGGGGTTTCGCAGCTTAGGGTTGAATGTGCCTGAGGTACTGGAGCAAAACTTGGAACAGGGCTTCCTCTTGCTCACCGATCTGGGCGAGCGCCAGTACCTGAAGATCTTGAACTCCCATAATGCCCCGGTGCTCTATGGGGATGCTTTGGCGGCCTTACGGTTGCTTCAGGGGGGGGATGCCGAAGTATTGGGGCTGCCACCCTATGACCAGGATTTGTTGATGAAAGAGATGGAACTATTCCGGGAGTGGTATCTGGGGCGCTACTTAGGGATTGACATAGGAGCGGCTTTAAATAAGACTTTTGGGTTGCTTGTTGCTTCGGCTCTGGAGCAACCCCAGGTACCGGTACATCGGGATTACCATTCACGCAATCTCATGATGACGGAACAAGCCAATCCTGGGATTTTGGATTTCCAAGATGCGGTGAAGGGTCCGGTGACCTACGATTTAGTGTCTTTGTTGCGGGATTGTTATCGGGCTTGGCCGCGGGACAGGGTGCTCACCTGGCTCTATGATTATCGGCGGAAGGCGGCCCAGGTAGAAATTCCGGTAGGCGCTAGCGAAGGGGAGTTTCTACGCTGGTTCGATTGGATGGGAGTGCAACGCCACTTGAAGGCCAGTGGGATTTTTGCCCGTTTGAATTACCGGGATGGGAAGCCAGGCTATCTTAAGGACATTCCCCGGACCTTGAATTACCTCCGCACTGTGGCCTGCCAGTATGGCGAACTGGCGGAATTGGCCCAAGTGCTGAGAGATTTGCCCGAGCCGGTGAACTCACCGTGA
- a CDS encoding aspartate aminotransferase family protein: MNEPLMSAYARLPVAFERGEGARLWDTAGNEYLDALAGIAVCGLGHAHPAITEAIREQAGRLLHTSNLYQIPLQEALATRLNTLAGMERVFFANSGAEANEAALKIARRYGHEQGIDNPQVIVMTGSFHGRTLATLSATGNAKIQAGFEPLVQNFIRVPYNDASALEKLPEPTRKEVVAVLVEPIQGEGGIVVPGSTYLDQIRAICDTQGWLMMLDEVQTGLCRTGRWFAFQHSQSQPDVITLAKSLGNGIPIGACLAQGKAAQVLQPGSHGSTCGGNPLACRAALTVLETLEQQQLAARAAQLGQRMLEAFRETLRDLPEVKAIRGQGLMIGIALDRPCGKLMQQALAERLLLNVTAGNVIRLLPPLIISDREADIIVAKIDKLIRTFLKEG; encoded by the coding sequence ATGAACGAACCGTTAATGTCTGCCTATGCCCGCCTTCCCGTGGCCTTTGAACGGGGAGAAGGCGCCCGGCTGTGGGATACCGCTGGCAATGAATATCTGGATGCCCTAGCCGGTATTGCGGTTTGTGGCCTTGGCCATGCCCACCCCGCCATTACCGAGGCGATTAGGGAACAGGCAGGGCGTCTACTGCATACCTCCAACCTTTACCAGATTCCCCTCCAGGAAGCCTTAGCCACCCGGCTCAATACCTTGGCTGGAATGGAGCGAGTCTTTTTTGCTAATTCCGGGGCCGAGGCCAATGAAGCCGCCCTTAAGATCGCGCGCCGCTATGGGCATGAGCAGGGCATCGATAATCCTCAGGTTATCGTGATGACGGGCAGTTTCCACGGACGCACCCTGGCCACCTTAAGCGCCACCGGCAATGCCAAGATTCAGGCAGGCTTCGAACCCCTGGTTCAAAATTTTATTCGGGTGCCTTATAACGATGCTTCCGCCTTGGAAAAACTACCCGAGCCCACCCGTAAAGAAGTCGTCGCCGTCCTGGTGGAACCTATCCAGGGCGAGGGGGGTATCGTAGTTCCAGGAAGTACCTATCTCGACCAGATCCGGGCAATTTGCGATACCCAAGGCTGGTTGATGATGCTGGATGAGGTGCAAACCGGGCTTTGCCGTACCGGCCGCTGGTTTGCCTTCCAGCACAGCCAATCCCAACCAGACGTGATCACCCTTGCCAAAAGCCTAGGTAACGGCATTCCCATTGGTGCCTGCCTCGCCCAGGGCAAAGCCGCCCAAGTATTGCAGCCCGGCAGTCACGGTTCCACCTGTGGCGGCAACCCCCTGGCCTGTCGGGCCGCCCTAACGGTATTGGAAACCTTAGAGCAGCAGCAGCTGGCGGCACGAGCAGCTCAATTAGGACAGCGAATGCTCGAGGCCTTCCGGGAAACATTACGCGACCTACCTGAAGTCAAGGCTATTCGAGGGCAAGGGTTGATGATAGGAATCGCACTGGATCGCCCCTGTGGTAAGCTGATGCAGCAAGCCCTAGCGGAAAGGCTACTGCTTAATGTCACCGCAGGCAATGTCATACGGTTGCTTCCCCCCCTTATTATTAGCGATAGGGAAGCCGATATCATTGTGGCAAAGATTGACAAACTGATCAGAACATTTCTCAAAGAGGGCTGA